From Nocardioides sp. HDW12B, the proteins below share one genomic window:
- a CDS encoding ABC transporter ATP-binding protein, with protein sequence MTATEHGAVPAGTPTGGLVVEDLGVVLTGRDVDVVDDIDLVLRPGEVVGLVGESGSGKTTVGTSLLGYSRAGATIAAGRVMLAERDVLSMHWREMRQVRGQEIAYVPQDPASALNPSIRIGKQIVELLELRGIGTSESRLKAAREGLAEVGLPNDDAFLRRYAHQLSGGQVQRVALAMAFLPKPKVLVLDEPTTGLDVTTQAMVLATMAELCRAHGVSALYVTHDLAVVANIADRVAVMYAGQIVELGPRDAVFADPKHPYTRALLDSIPHLSQARALTGIPGRTPAPGARPGGCRFHDRCSFAVDACRSEVPQLATVGTDHDVRCIRVQDIGRWDISRGTVPDADPDKAREIILSIENLDVFYGRGHVVHDVSFDLAKAEVVALVGESGSGKTTISRSVGGLHKDWTGSICLDGEPLAKGARRRSALDRKRVQYIFQNPYLSLNPRLTIEQIVKRPMELFGIASGKEATDRVVDLLDQVALGPTMLRYQASRLSGGERQRVAIARALAAEPDVMVCDEITSALDVSVQGSIVALLEGLRLQRGISLLFVTHNLALVRSIAARVEILQHGRIVESGPVVDVMDNPREEYTRTLLSNSPRID encoded by the coding sequence ATGACCGCCACCGAGCACGGGGCCGTCCCCGCGGGCACGCCGACCGGCGGGCTCGTCGTCGAGGACCTCGGCGTCGTCCTCACGGGCCGCGACGTCGACGTGGTCGACGACATCGACCTGGTGCTGCGACCCGGCGAGGTCGTCGGCCTGGTCGGCGAGTCCGGCTCCGGCAAGACGACGGTCGGCACGTCGCTGCTGGGCTACTCCCGCGCCGGGGCGACGATCGCGGCCGGCCGGGTGATGCTGGCCGAGCGTGACGTGCTGTCCATGCACTGGCGCGAGATGCGGCAGGTGCGCGGGCAGGAGATCGCCTACGTCCCCCAGGACCCGGCCTCCGCGCTCAACCCGAGCATCCGCATCGGCAAGCAGATCGTCGAGCTGCTCGAGCTGCGCGGCATCGGCACCTCCGAGTCCCGGCTCAAGGCCGCGCGCGAAGGCCTGGCCGAGGTGGGCCTGCCGAACGACGACGCGTTCCTGCGTCGCTACGCCCACCAGCTGTCCGGCGGTCAGGTGCAGCGCGTCGCCCTGGCCATGGCCTTCCTGCCGAAGCCCAAGGTGCTGGTGCTCGACGAGCCGACCACCGGCCTCGACGTGACCACGCAGGCGATGGTGCTCGCCACCATGGCCGAGCTGTGCCGCGCCCACGGCGTCAGCGCGCTCTACGTCACCCACGACCTCGCGGTGGTCGCCAATATCGCCGACCGGGTGGCGGTGATGTACGCCGGACAGATCGTCGAGCTCGGACCGAGGGACGCGGTCTTCGCCGACCCGAAGCACCCCTACACGCGTGCCCTGCTGGACTCCATCCCGCACCTGAGCCAGGCACGGGCGCTGACCGGGATCCCCGGCCGCACCCCGGCGCCGGGAGCCCGCCCGGGTGGCTGCCGCTTCCACGACCGCTGCTCCTTCGCCGTCGACGCCTGCCGCAGCGAGGTGCCGCAGCTGGCGACGGTGGGCACCGACCACGACGTGCGGTGCATCCGGGTGCAGGACATCGGTCGCTGGGACATCTCCCGCGGCACGGTGCCCGACGCCGACCCGGACAAGGCGCGCGAGATCATCCTGTCGATCGAGAACCTCGACGTCTTCTACGGCCGCGGCCATGTCGTGCACGACGTCAGCTTCGACCTCGCCAAGGCCGAGGTGGTCGCGCTGGTGGGGGAGTCCGGCAGCGGCAAGACCACGATCTCGCGCTCGGTCGGCGGCCTGCACAAGGACTGGACCGGGTCGATCTGCCTCGACGGCGAGCCGCTGGCGAAGGGCGCCCGCCGTCGCAGCGCGCTCGACCGCAAGCGGGTGCAGTACATCTTCCAGAACCCGTACCTCTCGTTGAACCCGCGCCTGACCATCGAGCAGATCGTCAAGCGGCCGATGGAGCTGTTCGGCATCGCCTCCGGCAAGGAAGCCACCGACCGCGTCGTCGACCTGCTCGACCAGGTGGCGCTGGGGCCGACGATGCTGCGCTACCAGGCGAGCCGGCTCTCCGGCGGAGAGCGCCAGCGCGTCGCGATCGCCCGGGCACTGGCCGCCGAGCCGGACGTCATGGTCTGCGACGAGATCACCTCGGCGCTCGACGTGTCCGTCCAGGGCTCGATCGTGGCCCTCCTCGAGGGCCTGCGCCTGCAGCGCGGGATCAGCCTGCTGTTCGTGACCCACAACCTGGCCCTGGTGCGCTCGATCGCGGCGCGGGTCGAGATCCTCCAGCACGGCAGGATCGTCGAGTCGGGCCCGGTGGTCGACGTCATGGACAACCCGCGTGAGGAGTACACCCGCACGTTGCTGAGCAACAGCCCCCGGATCGACTGA
- a CDS encoding serine hydrolase has translation MPASPPGPLLSRLRFTDPQGDADWRHVVVPASRARALPSAPGPSLAPATALEIAGAGTTWTLDAWLEETWTTSLLVLDGGAVAHEWYAPGLGPRTCFLGASMTKSVLAHLVGRAVTAGELRVEDEVRALVPELAGSGYDGTRVLDVLTMTTGVDWVEDHRDPDSLASTLLTCFAEGGDSRALLGRVRPGVVPGTRWSYCTADSQVLDWARERATGRTFVEDLTSLWADLGCEDDAVVGVDGHGVALAGGALAATARDWARIGRLAATGRPAGADDQALHDPAWTADAARPAYAFTAPGRLPSSICGHVGFGRHWWPLDDDGRRVAADGSRGQLVAVDRGTGAVVVKTSQWPYGDPWADRHFRDLSYLGLQQLLDALDPHDDPVEGVTRP, from the coding sequence GTGCCGGCCTCGCCCCCGGGCCCGCTGCTGTCCCGCCTGCGGTTCACCGACCCGCAGGGGGACGCCGACTGGCGCCACGTCGTCGTGCCGGCGTCGCGCGCCCGTGCCCTGCCGAGCGCTCCGGGACCCTCGCTCGCCCCTGCCACCGCCCTCGAGATCGCCGGGGCGGGGACCACGTGGACGCTCGACGCGTGGCTCGAGGAGACCTGGACGACGTCGCTGCTCGTCCTCGACGGCGGGGCCGTCGCGCACGAGTGGTACGCCCCCGGCCTCGGACCACGGACGTGCTTCCTCGGGGCGTCGATGACCAAGTCCGTGCTCGCCCACCTGGTCGGGCGGGCCGTGACGGCGGGGGAGCTGCGCGTGGAGGACGAGGTCCGCGCCCTCGTGCCCGAGCTGGCCGGCAGCGGCTACGACGGGACCCGCGTGCTCGACGTGCTGACCATGACGACCGGGGTCGACTGGGTCGAGGACCACCGCGACCCCGACTCGCTCGCCTCGACGCTGCTCACCTGCTTCGCCGAGGGTGGCGACTCACGCGCCCTCCTCGGGCGGGTGCGCCCCGGGGTGGTTCCCGGCACTCGGTGGTCCTACTGCACCGCCGACTCCCAGGTGCTCGACTGGGCGCGCGAGCGGGCCACCGGCCGCACCTTCGTCGAGGACCTGACGTCGCTGTGGGCCGACCTGGGGTGCGAGGACGACGCGGTCGTGGGGGTCGACGGCCACGGGGTGGCGCTCGCCGGCGGAGCCCTGGCCGCCACCGCCCGCGACTGGGCCCGGATCGGGCGGCTGGCGGCCACCGGCCGCCCGGCCGGTGCCGACGACCAGGCCCTCCACGACCCCGCCTGGACCGCGGACGCGGCCCGACCGGCGTACGCCTTCACCGCGCCGGGGCGGCTGCCCAGCAGCATCTGCGGCCACGTCGGCTTCGGACGCCACTGGTGGCCGCTCGACGACGACGGGCGGCGCGTGGCCGCCGACGGCAGCCGCGGCCAGCTGGTCGCGGTGGACCGCGGCACCGGTGCGGTCGTCGTCAAGACCTCGCAGTGGCCGTACGGCGACCCGTGGGCGGACCGCCACTTCCGTGACCTCAGCTACCTCGGGCTCCAGCAGCTGCTGGACGCCCTCGACCCGCACGACGATCCCGTCGAAGGAGTGACGCGCCCGTGA
- a CDS encoding 3-keto-5-aminohexanoate cleavage protein: MNRNVIITCALTGAGDTTSRSEHVPVTPEQIAESGIAAARAGAAIVHIHVRDPETGQGSRDVALYREVVERIRDSDVDVVVNTTAGMGGDLVLDPHHPTSFVEGTDLVSGVERLAHVEELLPDICTLDCGSLNFGEGSLVYVSTPDMLREGAKRIQELGVRVEMEIFDTGHLWFARELVAEGLVDAPAMFQLCMGIPYGAPADAATLAAMVNQLPEGAVWASFALGAMQMPWVAQSILLGGHVRVGLEDNLYLRKGVKATNAQLVEQARTIIEAMGASVATPDQAREILRLKPRG, encoded by the coding sequence GTGAACCGCAACGTCATCATCACCTGTGCCCTGACCGGAGCCGGGGACACCACGTCCCGCTCGGAGCACGTGCCGGTCACCCCCGAGCAGATCGCCGAGTCCGGCATCGCCGCCGCGCGGGCGGGGGCCGCCATCGTGCACATCCACGTGCGCGACCCCGAGACGGGCCAGGGCTCGCGTGACGTGGCGCTCTACCGCGAGGTCGTCGAGCGGATCCGGGACTCCGACGTCGACGTGGTGGTCAACACCACCGCCGGCATGGGCGGCGACCTCGTGCTCGACCCGCACCACCCGACGTCCTTCGTCGAGGGCACCGACCTCGTCAGCGGTGTCGAGCGGCTGGCGCACGTGGAGGAGCTGCTGCCCGACATCTGCACCCTCGACTGCGGCAGCCTCAACTTCGGTGAGGGCAGCCTGGTCTACGTCAGCACGCCCGACATGTTGCGCGAGGGCGCCAAACGCATCCAGGAGCTCGGCGTACGCGTCGAGATGGAGATCTTCGACACCGGGCACCTGTGGTTCGCCCGCGAGCTCGTCGCGGAGGGGTTGGTGGACGCCCCCGCGATGTTCCAGCTCTGCATGGGCATCCCGTACGGCGCCCCCGCCGACGCGGCGACCCTCGCCGCCATGGTCAACCAGCTGCCCGAGGGGGCGGTCTGGGCGTCGTTCGCCCTCGGGGCGATGCAGATGCCGTGGGTGGCCCAGTCGATCCTGCTGGGCGGGCACGTGCGCGTCGGGCTCGAGGACAACCTCTACCTCCGCAAGGGGGTCAAGGCCACGAACGCGCAGCTGGTCGAGCAGGCGCGCACCATCATCGAGGCGATGGGGGCCTCGGTCGCGACGCCGGACCAGGCCCGCGAGATCCTCCGGCTGAAGCCGCGGGGCTGA
- a CDS encoding 3-hydroxyacyl-CoA dehydrogenase NAD-binding domain-containing protein → MRPAPEDVRTVVCAGAGVIGGGWVAWFLARGYRVVAWDPDPAAEDRLRHLVDAAWPALSELGLADGADRAHLSFEPDLATACAQADLVQESAPEDLALKRRLLKELDAATPADVVISSSTSGYAMTEMQVDCAQPGRTVVGHPFNPPYLIPLVEVVGGELTDADAVTWTADFFRLAGKSVIQMDREVPGFIANRLQEALWREALHMVAAGEATVEQIDLSITDGPGLRWPLMGPLLTFHLAGGQGGMAHMLDHFGPSLLSPWTRLEAPELTRELRDAVVDGCEREAGGRTIDDLVAERDRGVIAVLRALGRA, encoded by the coding sequence GTGCGACCGGCTCCCGAGGACGTCCGCACCGTCGTCTGCGCCGGCGCCGGCGTCATCGGCGGCGGGTGGGTGGCCTGGTTCCTGGCGCGGGGCTACCGCGTCGTCGCCTGGGACCCCGATCCCGCGGCGGAGGACCGGCTGCGGCACCTCGTCGACGCGGCCTGGCCCGCCCTGAGCGAGCTCGGCCTGGCCGACGGCGCCGACCGGGCGCACCTCTCCTTCGAGCCCGACCTGGCCACGGCCTGTGCGCAGGCCGACCTGGTGCAGGAGTCCGCCCCGGAGGACCTCGCGCTCAAGCGCCGTCTGCTCAAGGAGCTCGACGCCGCCACCCCGGCCGACGTGGTGATCTCGTCCTCGACGTCGGGCTACGCCATGACGGAGATGCAGGTCGACTGCGCGCAGCCGGGTCGCACGGTGGTCGGGCACCCCTTCAACCCGCCGTACCTCATCCCGCTGGTCGAGGTCGTGGGCGGCGAGCTCACCGACGCCGACGCGGTGACGTGGACGGCCGACTTCTTCCGCCTCGCCGGCAAGTCGGTCATCCAGATGGACCGCGAGGTGCCGGGCTTCATCGCCAACCGGCTCCAGGAGGCGCTGTGGCGCGAGGCGCTGCACATGGTGGCGGCGGGGGAGGCGACCGTCGAGCAGATCGACCTGTCGATCACCGACGGTCCCGGCCTGCGCTGGCCGCTGATGGGGCCGCTGCTCACCTTCCACCTGGCCGGGGGACAGGGCGGGATGGCGCACATGCTCGACCACTTCGGCCCGTCGCTGCTGTCGCCGTGGACGCGTCTCGAGGCGCCCGAGCTCACGCGCGAGCTGCGCGACGCCGTGGTCGACGGCTGCGAGCGGGAGGCGGGCGGGCGCACGATCGACGACCTGGTGGCGGAGCGCGACCGCGGTGTGATCGCGGTGCTGCGGGCGCTGGGCCGGGCGTGA
- a CDS encoding thioesterase family protein has protein sequence MTTVAPVVWREPVQDAWVDYNGHLSEAYYVLVLGHATDAVMDAVGLGPDYRAAQDASLYTVEAHVRYLEEVPAGSGLEVRSSVIGVAPKLLWIWHELWVDGRLRATEEVLGVHVRGGSSAPMPDDVAARARAFLVDPPAEASGRIRPL, from the coding sequence GTGACGACGGTGGCACCCGTGGTGTGGCGCGAGCCGGTCCAGGACGCCTGGGTCGACTACAACGGACACCTGTCGGAGGCCTACTACGTGCTGGTGCTCGGCCACGCCACCGACGCCGTGATGGATGCGGTGGGGCTCGGACCGGACTACCGCGCGGCCCAGGACGCCTCGCTCTACACCGTCGAGGCGCACGTGCGCTACCTCGAGGAGGTGCCCGCTGGCAGCGGCCTCGAGGTCCGGTCGTCGGTCATCGGGGTGGCGCCCAAGCTGCTGTGGATCTGGCACGAGCTGTGGGTCGACGGCCGGCTGCGCGCCACCGAGGAGGTCCTCGGCGTGCACGTGCGCGGCGGCTCGTCGGCGCCGATGCCCGACGACGTCGCGGCCCGGGCCCGGGCGTTCCTCGTCGACCCGCCCGCCGAGGCGAGCGGCCGCATCCGCCCCCTCTGA
- a CDS encoding error-prone DNA polymerase, with translation MGWNNPTMKWAELERRLSGLPGADDAPVSRRKHAATSARSIERPAQVTPYAELHCHSHFSFLDGASSPAELVEEAVRLGLTALAITDHDGFYGAPMLAEAAAAYDLPTVFGAELSLGLSGPQNGVPDPEGSHLLVLARGVEGYHRLAAAMTDAHLRGDEKGRPVYHLDELAERGRDHWVVLTGCRKGAVRQALANGGERAASEALDRLTSLFGLGNVVVELSPRPGEDTTNAALARLAGVHGLDLVATGNVHHATPQKHRLASAMAAVRSRRSLAELDGWLDLSGSAHLRSGAETAAALAAYPGAVACSASLATELAFDLRKASPALPKQQIPEGHSADSWLRVLAERGFAERYAGVPHEQEARERLEHELGVVAEKDFAGYFVIVHDIVAFARQRGILCQGRGSAASSAVCYALGITAVDAVFYRLPFERFISAHRDEEPDIDVDFDSDRREEVIQWVYDTYGRRNAAQVANVIAYRPRMAVRDAAKALGFSPGQQDAWSKQIDGWKSVVAGDQGDPAAHDVPAPVVALAEELMGAPRHLGIHSGGMVLTERPIGEVCPIERARMDKRTVLQWDKDACESMGLVKFDLLGLGMLGALDHMMRLVAGHLGERWDLATMPKEEPAVYDMLCRADSIGVFQVESRAQIGTLPRLRPREFYDLAIEIALIRPGPIQGGAVHPYVRRATGQEEVTYDHPELVPVLERTKGVPLFQEQLMAMAVTLGDCSRDDADLLRRAMGSKRGVERIESVKQKLYAGMERRGITGDLADSIYVKILSFANFGFAESHALSFALLVYASSWFKLHYPAAFLAGLLRNQPMGFYSPQSLVGDARRHGVDVRRPDIDRSAAQADLEATGTEPVATTGLGGCCRPRFDRVEWVPGTPDPVPAHRRDGALAVRLGLDSVRGIGAEVAQRIVDARTEAPFTGVTDLSRRADLTSAQLEALATAGAFDGWGLDRREALWQAGFAESAHHLPGTTPAPAAPALPGMSEAEITLADLWATGVSPERHPVEHLRQQLRSAGVRSIAELESTESGRRVHVGGLVTHRQRPGTAMGVTFLNLEDETGMLNVVCSIGVMKAHRQAARNRVAVVVRGRLERNEGVTNLVADRVEPIDVVVAGAGAVLQARASSRDFR, from the coding sequence ATGGGGTGGAACAACCCCACCATGAAGTGGGCCGAGCTCGAGAGACGGCTCAGCGGGCTGCCCGGGGCCGACGACGCCCCGGTGTCGCGTCGCAAGCACGCCGCGACCTCGGCACGGTCCATCGAGCGACCCGCCCAGGTCACGCCGTACGCCGAGCTGCACTGCCACAGCCACTTCAGCTTCCTCGACGGGGCCAGCTCGCCGGCCGAGCTCGTCGAGGAGGCGGTCCGGCTCGGGCTCACCGCGCTGGCGATCACCGACCACGACGGCTTCTACGGCGCCCCGATGCTGGCCGAGGCGGCAGCGGCGTACGACCTGCCCACGGTCTTCGGCGCCGAGCTGTCCCTGGGTCTCAGCGGGCCGCAGAACGGCGTGCCGGACCCCGAGGGCAGCCACCTGCTGGTGCTGGCCCGCGGGGTCGAGGGCTACCACCGGCTCGCCGCGGCGATGACCGACGCCCACCTGCGCGGCGATGAGAAGGGGCGCCCGGTCTACCACCTGGACGAGCTGGCCGAGCGCGGGCGCGACCACTGGGTGGTGCTGACCGGCTGCCGCAAGGGTGCGGTCCGGCAGGCGCTCGCGAACGGTGGCGAGCGCGCGGCGTCCGAGGCGCTCGACCGCCTGACGTCGCTGTTCGGGCTCGGGAATGTCGTCGTGGAGCTGTCGCCGCGCCCCGGCGAGGACACCACCAACGCCGCGCTGGCGCGGCTGGCGGGCGTCCACGGTCTCGACCTGGTCGCGACCGGCAACGTCCACCACGCCACCCCGCAGAAGCACCGGCTGGCCTCGGCGATGGCGGCCGTGCGGTCGCGGCGCAGCCTCGCGGAGCTCGACGGCTGGCTCGACCTCTCCGGCTCGGCCCACCTGCGCAGCGGGGCGGAGACGGCCGCCGCGTTGGCGGCGTACCCCGGCGCGGTCGCTTGCAGCGCGAGCCTGGCCACGGAGCTGGCCTTCGACCTGCGCAAGGCCTCGCCCGCCCTGCCCAAGCAGCAGATCCCGGAAGGGCACAGCGCCGACTCGTGGCTGCGCGTGCTCGCGGAGCGGGGCTTCGCCGAGCGCTACGCCGGCGTCCCCCACGAGCAGGAGGCGCGCGAGCGGCTCGAGCACGAGCTGGGGGTCGTCGCCGAGAAGGACTTCGCGGGCTACTTCGTGATCGTCCACGACATCGTCGCCTTCGCCCGCCAGCGCGGCATCCTGTGCCAGGGCCGTGGCTCCGCGGCGAGCTCGGCGGTCTGCTACGCCCTCGGCATCACCGCGGTCGACGCCGTCTTCTACCGGCTGCCGTTCGAGCGCTTCATCTCCGCGCACCGCGACGAGGAGCCCGACATCGACGTCGACTTCGACTCCGACCGCCGCGAGGAGGTCATCCAGTGGGTCTACGACACCTACGGGCGTCGCAACGCCGCCCAGGTGGCGAACGTCATCGCCTACCGACCGCGGATGGCGGTGCGCGACGCCGCCAAGGCGTTGGGCTTCTCCCCCGGCCAGCAGGACGCCTGGTCCAAGCAGATCGACGGCTGGAAGTCCGTGGTGGCCGGCGACCAGGGCGACCCGGCGGCCCACGACGTGCCGGCCCCGGTCGTGGCGCTCGCCGAGGAGCTGATGGGCGCGCCGCGCCACCTCGGCATCCACTCCGGCGGGATGGTCCTCACCGAGCGGCCCATCGGCGAGGTCTGTCCCATCGAGCGCGCCCGGATGGACAAGCGGACCGTGCTGCAGTGGGACAAGGACGCCTGCGAGTCGATGGGCCTGGTCAAGTTCGACCTGCTGGGGCTGGGGATGCTCGGCGCGCTCGACCACATGATGCGGCTCGTCGCCGGGCACCTCGGGGAGCGCTGGGACCTCGCGACGATGCCGAAGGAGGAGCCGGCGGTCTACGACATGCTGTGCCGCGCCGACTCGATCGGGGTGTTCCAGGTGGAGAGCCGCGCGCAGATCGGCACGCTGCCACGGCTGCGGCCGCGCGAGTTCTACGACCTCGCCATCGAGATCGCCCTCATCCGCCCCGGCCCGATCCAGGGCGGGGCGGTGCACCCCTACGTGCGGCGCGCGACCGGGCAGGAGGAGGTCACCTACGACCACCCCGAGCTGGTGCCGGTGCTCGAGCGGACCAAGGGGGTGCCGCTGTTCCAGGAGCAGCTGATGGCGATGGCCGTGACGTTGGGCGACTGCAGCCGCGACGACGCCGACCTGCTGCGCCGGGCGATGGGCTCCAAGCGCGGGGTGGAGCGCATCGAGTCGGTGAAGCAGAAGCTGTACGCCGGCATGGAGCGTCGCGGCATCACCGGCGACCTGGCCGACTCCATCTACGTGAAGATCCTGTCCTTCGCCAACTTCGGCTTCGCCGAGTCCCACGCCCTGTCCTTCGCGCTGCTCGTCTACGCGTCGTCGTGGTTCAAGCTGCACTACCCGGCCGCGTTCCTCGCCGGGCTGCTGCGCAACCAGCCCATGGGTTTCTACTCGCCGCAGTCGCTGGTGGGAGACGCCCGACGGCACGGGGTCGACGTACGGCGGCCGGACATCGACCGCTCCGCCGCGCAGGCCGACCTCGAGGCGACCGGCACCGAACCTGTCGCCACCACGGGGCTCGGCGGGTGCTGCCGGCCCCGGTTCGACCGGGTCGAATGGGTGCCCGGCACACCCGACCCGGTGCCGGCCCACCGACGCGACGGCGCGCTCGCCGTACGGCTCGGCCTCGACTCGGTGCGCGGCATCGGGGCCGAGGTGGCGCAGCGGATCGTCGACGCGCGCACGGAGGCACCGTTCACCGGCGTCACCGACCTGTCGCGTCGCGCCGACCTGACCTCCGCCCAGCTCGAGGCGCTGGCGACCGCGGGTGCGTTCGACGGGTGGGGGCTCGACCGGCGCGAGGCGCTCTGGCAGGCCGGGTTCGCCGAGAGCGCCCACCACCTGCCCGGCACCACGCCGGCCCCCGCGGCCCCCGCTCTCCCGGGCATGAGCGAGGCCGAGATCACCCTGGCCGACCTCTGGGCCACCGGTGTCTCGCCCGAGCGACACCCCGTCGAGCACCTGAGGCAGCAGCTGCGCAGCGCCGGGGTCCGCTCCATCGCCGAGCTCGAGAGCACCGAGTCGGGGCGGCGCGTGCACGTCGGCGGTCTGGTCACCCACCGGCAGCGACCGGGGACGGCCATGGGGGTCACCTTCCTCAACCTCGAGGACGAGACCGGCATGCTCAACGTCGTGTGCTCCATCGGCGTGATGAAGGCGCACCGGCAAGCCGCCCGCAATCGGGTCGCGGTCGTCGTGCGCGGTCGGCTCGAGCGCAACGAGGGCGTCACCAACCTCGTCGCCGACCGGGTCGAGCCGATCGACGTCGTCGTGGCGGGCGCCGGCGCCGTCCTCCAGGCGCGGGCGTCGTCGCGCGACTTCCGCTGA
- a CDS encoding DNA polymerase Y family protein produces MRVMVVWCPDWSVVAALEEAGASPRSPAAVLHANVVEVCNGPARSEGVRRGHRRRDAQARCPELVLLPANPDRDARAFEPVLATVEDLRPGVAALRPGLLAVRAPGSWYGSETHAAATVSQALVESGVWDVRIGIADDLFTAEQAARTADSQAWVVVPEGSSATFLRERPVHVLADDGPRGRELVGLLERLGLHSLGDLADLPAEAVEHRLGAYGAVVRRRARGEDRALFNARTPPPELEAQVSFEPALDSVEAITFSVRTTAERFVAQLAHRQLVATGVRVEAESDGVVCSSRSWLHPRHFGARDLVDRVHWQLQSADVGGSLRARKESGSVRAPIELVRFVPEVVESAAAHGEALWGSASDDLVERGVARVQGMVGFDAVLRPVVQGGRSPAVRQALVPWGERAVDLRPLDRPWPGRVPGPAPVRVFATPPAAEVVDDAGQEVCVTERGVVTGEPRRFRVDGAAFPWQPVTAWAGPWPTDEGWWSGGAGRSARFQVVGADGRAWLLLRHPAGWSLEAAYD; encoded by the coding sequence ATGAGGGTGATGGTCGTCTGGTGCCCCGACTGGTCGGTGGTCGCCGCGCTCGAGGAGGCCGGGGCGTCGCCGCGCTCCCCTGCCGCCGTGCTGCACGCCAACGTCGTCGAGGTCTGCAACGGCCCGGCCCGCTCCGAGGGCGTGCGGCGCGGCCACCGCCGCCGCGACGCCCAGGCCCGGTGCCCGGAGCTGGTGCTGCTGCCGGCCAACCCCGACCGGGACGCGCGTGCCTTCGAGCCGGTCCTGGCCACCGTCGAGGACCTGCGCCCGGGGGTGGCCGCGCTCCGACCGGGGCTGCTCGCCGTACGGGCGCCCGGGAGCTGGTACGGCAGCGAGACCCACGCCGCCGCGACCGTCAGCCAGGCCCTGGTCGAGAGTGGCGTCTGGGACGTGCGCATCGGCATCGCCGACGACCTCTTCACCGCCGAGCAGGCCGCGCGCACCGCCGACTCGCAGGCGTGGGTGGTCGTGCCCGAGGGCAGCTCGGCCACGTTCCTGCGCGAACGACCCGTCCACGTCCTGGCCGACGACGGGCCCCGCGGCCGAGAGCTGGTCGGCCTCCTCGAACGCCTCGGGCTCCACTCGCTCGGCGACCTCGCCGACCTGCCGGCCGAGGCGGTCGAGCACCGGCTGGGCGCCTACGGTGCCGTCGTACGGCGACGGGCCCGCGGCGAGGACCGCGCGCTGTTCAACGCCCGCACGCCCCCGCCCGAGCTCGAGGCCCAGGTGTCCTTCGAGCCCGCGCTGGACTCCGTCGAGGCCATCACCTTCAGCGTGCGCACCACCGCCGAGCGGTTCGTCGCCCAGCTGGCCCATCGCCAGCTCGTCGCCACCGGGGTGCGCGTCGAGGCCGAGTCCGACGGCGTGGTCTGCTCCTCGCGGTCCTGGCTGCACCCGCGTCACTTCGGTGCCCGCGACCTCGTGGACCGGGTGCACTGGCAGCTGCAGTCGGCGGACGTCGGCGGCTCCCTGCGCGCCCGCAAGGAGTCCGGCTCGGTGCGCGCCCCGATCGAGCTCGTCCGGTTCGTGCCCGAGGTGGTCGAGTCGGCCGCCGCCCACGGCGAGGCGTTGTGGGGCAGCGCGTCCGACGACCTGGTCGAGCGGGGCGTGGCCCGGGTGCAGGGCATGGTCGGCTTCGACGCCGTCCTCCGCCCCGTGGTCCAGGGCGGTCGCAGCCCGGCGGTGCGCCAGGCGCTGGTGCCGTGGGGCGAGCGCGCGGTCGACCTGCGTCCGCTCGACCGGCCCTGGCCGGGTCGGGTGCCCGGACCGGCCCCGGTCCGGGTGTTCGCCACTCCCCCGGCCGCCGAGGTCGTCGACGACGCCGGCCAGGAGGTGTGCGTCACCGAGCGCGGCGTCGTGACCGGGGAGCCCCGGCGCTTCCGCGTCGACGGCGCCGCCTTCCCGTGGCAACCGGTGACCGCCTGGGCCGGCCCGTGGCCGACCGACGAGGGCTGGTGGTCCGGAGGCGCCGGCCGGTCGGCCCGCTTCCAGGTCGTCGGCGCCGACGGCCGCGCCTGGCTGCTGCTGCGCCACCCCGCGGGCTGGTCCCTGGAGGCGGCGTATGACTGA